Proteins encoded by one window of Salvia splendens isolate huo1 chromosome 14, SspV2, whole genome shotgun sequence:
- the LOC121766132 gene encoding putative late blight resistance protein homolog R1A-4: MAAYGAAASLKNTILRILQSYRISLVPPSPEVLQPAYEAMVRLQKVVQKLDETSCSKIRTKVNALDDRIKEVVWEFEDVLESLYTDQILPQLESSGSDLLPFSVDLQSLRQSVDCFVERLAVMEAEYDVELLNMPEEEGQAVSSRIDFSGINSTMVGLSKEFERVRDHLLAKGEGEGEGESESQNGNGVNWLLVTGMAGVGKTTLAKKVFDDPMILRHFEFRAWVRVGRKCESNETLRCILAQLDPNTLDQMLTKRDDDDADLEKLVGLMKERLKDKKCLITLDDVWEWDTRVMDNLRIENVQILLTSRIGMVEFPILQLRFLNKNESLKLLSEKVFGEGGFPPHLDELGKKIAYKCEGLPLMIVTVAEFLSKEEKTISYWTEIVQKQHNSVFVDAYNQISEVLFPSYDYLPQYLKMFFLYLGAFLPYKNIDTNSVCNLFIAEGFIEPNMEQTSVDFFLDYMEKLDRYYHLVLFRLHNGSWFSSTIARVHSCWQHLCKKEASKIKFLHVLQSYDDVMRDQRRMCAHSHMLFAFKQVYDLINSDCASTARSFLCLGRYNQYPVPIHAMNFKLLRVLSAYKARFYLIPLEIFKLVCLRYLSLTCNQDLPVFISNLFHLQFLIINQHLCIRKRGVVSYMPEKLWNMKDLQYIEVTGRDLPTPNSDATLDKLSSLIYVSEKSCTREILKRIPNLKKLVIRVELEPYDDEDDSKSLYGLDYTLEELHNLEILTYNLVNPDMKYARILDLSMFPSSLTKLNLKGSGCPWEHITDIGLLLPNLTQLTLLRYACRGPEWDIESRCFLKLEILVIEDIDMVRWRAQQGSLPRLNLLSIRHCYKLQQLDWICDPSMVTTHNIELIECNPLAVASAKQLKPESLFKVRCHSSF; the protein is encoded by the coding sequence ATGGCGGCTTATGGTGCAGCGGCTTCTCTTAAGAACACGATTCTGCGTATTCTACAATCGTATCGCATCTCGCTGGTTCCTCCCTCTCCGGAAGTCTTACAACCGGCATACGAGGCCATGGTTCGCTTGCAGAAAGTTGTACAAAAATTGGATGAGACGAGCTGCAGCAAGATCAGGACGAAGGTGAATGCTTTGGATGATCGAATCAAAGAGGTCGTATGGGAATTCGAAGATGTACTAGAATCCCTTTACACCGATCAGATTCTTCCACAACTCGAGAGCTCAGGATCAGATCTCCTGCCTTTCTCTGTAGATCTGCAGAGTCTGCGGCAGAGTGTTGATTGCTTTGTCGAGAGGTTGGCGGTCATGGAGGCGGAGTACGATGTTGAACTGCTGAACATGCCTGAAGAAGAAGGCCAAGCTGTTTCCTCTAGAATTGATTTTTCTGGAATCAACTCTACGATGGTTGGATTATCTAAAGAATTTGAACGAGTGAGGGATCATCTTCTTGCAAAAGGTGAAGGTGAAGGTGAAGGTGAAAGTGAAAGTCAAAATGGAAATGGAGTGAATTGGCTACTAGTCACTGGGATGGCAGGGGTTGGTAAGACAACCCTGGCAAAGAAAGTATTTGATGATCCAATGATTCTGAGACATTTCGAGTTTCGAGCATGGGTCAGGGTGGGCAGAAAATGTGAATCCAATGAAACCTTACGGTGCATTCTGGCTCAACTGGATCCCAACACTCTCGACCAAATGCTTACCAAAAGAGACGATGATGATGCTGATCTCGAGAAATTAGTTGGACTCATGAAAGAGAGATTGAAGGATAAGAAATGTCTCATTACGTTGGATGATGTATGGGAATGGGACACACGAGTAATGGATAATTTGCGAATAGAGAATGTCCAAATCTTGCTTACGAGCAGGATAGGAATGGTAGAATTTCCAATTCTACAATTACGTTTCTTGAATAAAAATGAAAGTCTGAAATTACTCAGTGAGAAGGTATTCGGTGAAGGGGGTTTCCCACCTCACCTTGATGAACTTGGAAAGAAGATTGCCTACAAATGCGAAGGTCTTCCACTTATGATAGTCACAGTTGCAGAGTTCCTGTCCAAAGAAGAAAAGACCATAAGTTACTGGACCGAGATAGTTCAAAAACAACATAACTCAGTGTTCGTGGATGCATATAATCAAATATCGGAGGTACTTTTTCCAAGCTATGACTACTTACCTCAATATTTGAAAATGTTTTTTCTGTATTTGGGAGCTTTCCTTCCATATAAAAATATCGATACAAACTCCGTCTGCAATTTGTTTATTGCTGAAGGGTTTATTGAACCGAATATGGAACAAACTTCAGtggatttttttttggattacATGGAAAAGCTTGATAGGTATTATCATCTAGTTCTATTCAGATTACACAATGGGTCATGGTTTTCATCGACAATAGCTCGAGTGCATTCTTGCTGGCAGCACTTGTGTAAGAAAGAAGCTAGTAAGATCAAGTTTCTGCATGTCTTACAAAGTTACGATGATGTCATGAGAGATCAGCGTCGGATGTGTGCCCATAGTCACATGTTGTTTGCCTTCAAGCAAGTGTACGACTTAATAAATAGTGACTGCGCATCCACCGCCCGTTCTTTCCTTTGTCTTGGTCGTTACAACCAATATCCGGTGCCAATACATGCCATGAATTTCAAGTTGCTTAGGGTACTAAGTGCTTACAAAGCCCGATTCTACCTTATCCCACTTGAAATTTTTAAACTAGTTTGTTTGAGGTACCTTTCCCTAACTTGCAACCAAGATCTCCCAGTTTTCATATCCAACCTTTTTCATCTTCAATTCTTGATTATCAATCAGCATTTGTGCATTAGAAAGCGTGGAGTTGTGTCATATATGCCAGAGAAATTATGGAACATGAAAGACCTACAATATATTGAAGTGACGGGAAGAGACCTACCAACCCCTAATTCTGATGCTACTTTGGATAAACTCTCAAGTCTGATTTATGTGAGTGAAAAGAGTTGCACTAGAGAAATTCTCAAGAGAATCCCTAATTTAAAGAAATTAGTCATTCGGGTGGAATTGGAGCCTTATGACGATGAAGATGATAGCAAATCATTATATGGTTTGGATTATACCTTGGAAGAACTACATAATTTGGAGATATTGACATATAATCTAGTGAACCCTGATATGAAGTATGCGCGCATATTGGATCTTTCAATGTTCCCATCAAGTCTGACAAAGTTGAATTTGAAGGGCTCAGGGTGTCCATGGGAACACATAACTGACATTGGATTGTTGCTACCAAATCTCACGCAACTCACTTTACTCCGTTATGCCTGTCGAGGCCCAGAGTGGGATATAGAATCAAGGTGTTTTTTGAAACTTGAAATACTTGTAATTGAAGACATCGATATGGTGCGATGGAGAGCTCAACAAGGAAGCCTCCCTAGGCTTAACCTCCTAAGCATACGACATTGCTACAAATTACAACAACTCGACTGGATTTGTGATCCCTCAATGGTCACAACACATAACATTGAATTAATTGAGTGCAATCCATTAGCTGTCGCATCTGCCAAGCAATTGAAACCGGAATCTCTCTTTAAAGTTCGTTGTCACTCTTCCTTTTGA
- the LOC121764729 gene encoding low affinity sulfate transporter 3-like, with protein MATKPAEAFTMELQPFDAATAASERAKWLLSSPSPPSPWRQVYTSVRESVLPGSKSGQQPRRSKLLVFLEGLFPILKWGRNYKATKFKNDLLSGLTLASLCIPQSIGYANLAKLDPQYGLYASVVPPLIYAMMGSSRELAIGPVAVVSLLLSAMVSKVVDPAADPALYRRIIFTVTFFTGAFQAMFGVFRLGFLIDFLSHAAVVGFMGGAAIVIGLQQLKGLLGISHFTSKTDVISVLGAVVEALHHQWYPLNFVLGCSFLIFILATRFIGRRYKKVFWLPAVAPLFSVVLSTFIVYLTKAEKHGVKIVKHLKGGLNPISVHQLDFGAQHVGEAAKIGLICALIALTEAIAVGRSFASIKGYHLDGNKEMVAMGCMNIVGSLTSCYTATGSFSRTAVNFSAGCETVVSNIVMSVTVLISLLLFTKLLYYTPLAILASIILSALPGLIDINGAYNIWKVDKLDFLVSLGAFFGVLFGSIEIGLLIAVGISFGKIILLSIKPSTEVLGRLPGTDIFCSINQFPVATKIPGIIIIQINSGTLCFANANFIRERILKWLSDENEMKESNKTGVRVMILDMTNVMSIDTTGIHAMEELHKKLISRGIELAVANPRWEMITKMKAAKLVEKMGSDWIFVSIGDAVEASLRRKMNVNGLYAC; from the exons ATGGCCACCAAGCCAGCCGAGGCCTTCACAATGGAGCTGCAACCGTTCGACGCCGCCACGGCCGCGTCCGAGAGGGCCAAATGGCTGCTTAGCTCTCCCTCCCCGCCCTCCCCGTGGAGGCAGGTCTACACCTCTGTGAGGGAGTCTGTGCTGCCCGGATCAAAATCCGGGCAGCAGCCTCGTCGGAGCAAGCTTCTAGTTTTTCTAGAAGGCTTGTTTCCGATTCTTAAATGGGGTAGAAACTATAAGGCTACAAAGTTCAAGAATGATCTCCTTTCTGGATTGACTCTCGCCAGCCTCTGCATCCCACAG agTATTGGATATGCTAATCTAGCCAAGCTTGACCCACAATATGGACTAT ACGCGAGTGTGGTGCCGCCGTTGATCTACGCCATGATGGGGAGTTCGAGAGAGCTGGCCATTGGCCCCGTGGCTGTCGTCTCGCTGCTCCTCTCCGCCATGGTATCGAAGGTGGTGGACCCCGCGGCCGACCCGGCATTGTACCGGCGGATAATCTTCACCGTCACCTTTTTCACCGGCGCATTTCAGGCCATGTTTGGCGTCTTCAGGCTCGGGTTTCTGATAGATTTTCTCTCGCATGCTGCGGTCGTCGGATTCATGGGCGGCGCCGCCATAGTTATTGGACTGCAGCAGCTCAAGGGATTGCTGGGAATCAGCCATTTCACCTCTAAAACGGATGTTATATCCGTTTTGGGGGCTGTGGTCGAAGCACTTCATCACCAA TGGTATCCACTGAACTTCGTCCTCGGCTGCTCGTTTCTGATCTTCATCCTAGCCACCCGTTTCATC GGAAGAAGATACAAGAAGGTTTTCTGGTTACCGGCGGTGGCGCCGCTCTTCTCCGTCGTGCTCTCCACCTTCATCGTCTACTTAACGAAGGCCGAAAAACACGGCGTCAAGATCGTCAAACATCTGAAAGGCGGCCTCAATCCCATATCGGTTCATCAGCTCGATTTCGGAGCTCAACATGTTGGAGAAGCAGCTAAAATTGGGTTGATTTGTGCACTTATAGCTCTCACT GAAGCTATTGCAGTTGGTAGATCTTTTGCTTCGATTAAAGGGTATCATTTGGATGGGAACAAAGAGATGGTGGCTATGGGATGCATGAACATTGTTGGATCTCTCACTTCTTGTTACACTGCAACTG GTTCATTTTCTCGAACTGCGGTGAACTTCAGTGCAGGGTGTGAGACAGTGGTATCGAACATTGTGATGTCAGTCACAGTGTTGATATCTTTGTTGTTGTTCACGAAACTATTATACTACACTCCACTTGCTATTTTGGCCTCCATAATCTTGTCTGCATTGCCTGGACTTATAGACATCAATGGAGCTTACAACATATGGAAAGTGGACAAGTTGGATTTCCTAGTTTCTCTCGGCGCCTTCTTTGGCGTCTTGTTCGGTTCTATCGAGATCGGCCTCCTCATCGCG GTGGGAATTTCATTTGGAAAGATAATTTTGTTGTCGATTAAACCTAGTACAGAAGTACTAGGTAGATTGCCAGGAACAGATATTTTCTGCAGCATTAACCAATTTCCTGTCGCCACCAAAATCCCAGGCATCATcattattcaaattaattctgGGACATTGTGCTTTGCAAATGCTAATTTCATTCGAGAAAG GATTTTGAAGTGGTTGTCTGATGAAAACGAGATGAAAGAAAGTAACAAAACAGGAGTTCGTGTCATGATCCTCGACATGACTA ATGTGATGAGCATCGATACCACCGGAATCCATGCTATGGAGGAACTGCACAAGAAACTGATTTCTCGAGGGATAGAG TTAGCGGTGGCGAATCCAAGATGGGAAATGATTACCAAAATGAAAGCTGCAAAATTAGTCGAAAAAATGGGATCGGATTGGATTTTCGTAAGCATAGGTGATGCAGTGGAGGCATCTCTTCGTCGCAAAATGAATGTCAATGGCTTGTACGCTTGTTAA
- the LOC121764730 gene encoding heavy metal-associated isoprenylated plant protein 24-like: MGVEGTFDYIADLISSTKRKKRKQLNTVDLKVRMDCEGCGERVKNVLSGMKGAKSVTVDWKQQKATVYGFVDAKKVLKKAKSTGKKCEPWPYVPYGLIAHPYASGVYDKKAPANHVRGTDEPGVGTLNPVEEKYALMFSDDNPNACTIM, from the exons ATGGGAGTTGAAGGAACATTTGATTACATAGCTGATTTGATAAGCAGcacaaagaggaagaagagaaagcAGCTCAACACCGTTGATCTCAAAGTCCGAATGGATTGCGAAGGCTGTGGAGAGAGAGTCAAGAATGTCCTCTCCGGCATGAAAG GAGCAAAATCAGTGACGGTGGACTGGAAACAACAAAAGGCGACAGTGTACGGATTTGTGGATGCGAAAAAGGTGTTGAAGAAGGCGAAGTCGACAGGGAAGAAGTGTGAGCCGTGGCCATATGTTCCGTACGGACTCATTGCTCATCCTTACGCTAGTGGCGTCTACGATAAGAAGGCCCCGGCCAATCACGTGCGTGGAACCGATGAGCCTGGCGTCGGCACCCTCAACCCGGTCGAGGAGAAGTATGCTCTCATGTTTAGTGATGATAACCCCAACGCTTGCACAATCATGTAG
- the LOC121766039 gene encoding aspartic proteinase-like protein 1, protein MEKTSFFGAILVMLFAVDAYAAAAAHVYSSRLIHRFSDEVRRGRGGEGEEASWPERKRVEHMRVLLESDLKRQRLKLGTQNQVFVGSQGGETFNYGNDMGWLHYTWIDIGTPKNSFLIALDTGSDMLWVPCDCVECAPLALSYYNMLDKELGEYSPSHSNTSKHVPCSHALCEMGPNCDSPNGRCPYTVRYLSDDTSSSGYLFEDQLHLASVGGSKQQSSVHAPVVVGCGSKQTGAYLNGIAPDGLMGLGPGDLSVPSLLAKSGLIPHSFSFCYDKSYSGRLYLGDQGPASHRSTSFVHLKGYSSAYLVDVENYCIGSSCLMQTGYQAQVDTGSSFTYLPSKIYEQIVSEFHHQVNATRITIQIFDSCYKASSLDMSNIPRTKLVFATNQSFEVDNPLFHIVDDQGEFYCLGIQRIDEDIGIIGQNFLMGYRLVFDWEKTKLGWSVSDCRDVGENGDGLHLPPSSSDVSPNPLPTNEQQQSPRGRAVPPALAGRAPAKPSSASPLPAAYRYEFCSKTSLLLFLWIAYATCII, encoded by the exons ATGGAAAAAACCAGCTTTTTCGGTGCAATTTTGGTGATGCTTTTCGCCGTCGACGCCTATGCTGCTGCGGCGGCGCACGTCTACTCCTCGCGGCTGATTCACCGATTCTCCGACGAGGTGCGGAGGGGCCGCGGCGGAGAGGGGGAGGAGGCGTCGTGGCCGGAGAGGAAGAGGGTGGAGCACATGAGGGTGCTGCTGGAGAGTGATTTGAAGCGCCAAAGATTGAAACTTGGGACTCAAAATCAGGTCTTTGTTGGCTCACAAGGCGGAGAGACCTTTAATTATGGCAATGACATGGGTTg GCTGCACTACACGTGGATTGATATCGGGACGCCAAAGAATTCTTTCCTCATTGCTTTGGACACCGGAAGTGATATGCTTTGGGTTCCTTGCGATTGTGTCGAGTGTGCTCCGCTCGCATTAAGTTACTACAACATGCTG GATAAGGAGCTAGGCGAGTACAGCCCATCGCATTCGAACACCAGCAAGCACGTACCTTGCAGCCATGCACTCTGTGAAATGGGGCCTAACTGCGATTCCCCAAACGGCCGTTGCCCATATACAGTCCGGTACTTGTCCGACGACACGTCAAGCTCTGGATACCTTTTCGAGGATCAGTTGCATCTTGCCTCGGTTGGAGGGAGTAAACAGCAAAGCTCTGTCCATGCTCCTGTAGTTGTAGG ATGTGGCAGCAAACAAACTGGTGCGTATTTGAATGGAATTGCTCCCGATGGTCTCATGGGGTTAGGGCCAGGAGATCTTTCAGTTCCAAGTTTGCTTGCAAAGTCGGGCCTCATTCCTCATTCGTTCTCGTTTTGCTACGATAAGAGCTACTCTGGTAGACTCTACCTAGGTGACCAAGGGCCTGCATCTCATAGATCGACTTCTTTTGTTCATCTAAAAGGATATAG CTCGGCTTACCTTGTTGACGTTGAAAATTATTGTATCGGAAGTTCCTGTCTGATGCAAACGGGCTACCAAGCGCAAGTTGATACGGGCTCATCATTCACATATCTTCCCAGCAAAATCTATGAACAAATCGTTTCTGAG TTTCACCACCAAGTTAATGCAACGAGGATCACCATACAAATTTTCGATAGCTGTTATAAGGCTAG TTCGCTCGACATGTCAAATATTCCCCGCACGAAACTTGTTTTCGCCACGAACCAGAGCTTTGAAGTCGACAATCCCCTGTTCCACATTGTGGATGATCAG GGAGAATTCTATTGTTTAGGTATACAACGGATTGATGAAGATATTGGTATCATTGGAC AAAATTTTCTGATGGGCTACCGCCTCGTTTTTGATTGGGAGAAGACGAAGTTGGGCTGGTCCGTCTCCGATT GTCGAGATGTCGGAGAAAATGGTGACGGACTTCATCTACCACCTTCTTCAAGCGACGTGTCGCCAAATCCCCTACCAACGAACGAGCAGCAGCAGAGCCCGCGTGGACGTGCTGTCCCACCTGCTCTTGCCGGCAGGGCTCCTGCGAAACCCTCCTCGGCTTCTCCCCTGCCTGCTGCCTACCGGTACGAGTTCTGTTCGAAGACGAGTTTGTTGCTGTTTCTGTGGATTGCATATGCGACttgtataatttaa
- the LOC121763895 gene encoding uncharacterized protein LOC121763895: protein MIQRHFEFRAWVKVGRKCESNETLRCILAQLDPNTRDQMLTKRDDDDDLEKVVGLLKERLKDKKCLIMSDDVCEWDTRVMDNLRIENVQILLTSRIGMVESPIQQLRLLNKNDSVKLLGKKVFVEEGFPPHLDELGKKIAYPLMIVTVAEFLSKEEKTISYWTEIAQKQHNSVFVDAYNKILEGVNGNT from the exons ATGATTCAGAGACATTTCGAGTTTCGAGCATGGGTCAAGGTGGGCAGAAAATGTGAATCCAATGAAACATTACGATGCATTCTGGCTCAACTGGATCCCAACACTCGCGACCAAATGCTTACCAAAagagacgatgatgatgatctCGAGAAAGTAGTTGGACTCTTGAAAGAAAGATTGAAGGATAAGAAATGTCTCATTATGTCGGACGATGTATGTGAATGGGATACAAGAGTAATGGATAATTTGCGAATAGAGAATGTCCAAATCTTGCTTACTAGCAGGATAGGAATGGTAGAATCTCCAATTCAACAATTACGTTTGTTGAACAAAAATGATAGTGTGAAATTACTCGGCAAGAAGGTGTTTGTTGAAGAGGGCTTCCCTCCTCACCTTGATGAACTTGGAAAGAAGATTGCCTACCCACTTATGATAGTCACAGTTGCAGAGTTCCTGTCCAAAGAGGAAAAGACCATAAGTTACTGGACCGAGATAGCTCAAAAACAACATAACTCAGTGTTCGTGGAtgcatataataaaatattggaG GGTGTCAATGGGAACACATGA